In the genome of Mangifera indica cultivar Alphonso chromosome 9, CATAS_Mindica_2.1, whole genome shotgun sequence, the window AAAACTTTGAAACTTGTATTCAAAgagtattaattataaattattgcttCCAATATTTTTGTCAATGTGTCCCACGCGCTACTATTATTGTGTGTTTCAAATATTGTGATTGTATATCACGCGTTACATCCATCGCgtgcatatatatatcaatactATATATCTTGACAGGTACTTAATTTTGCCATGATCTATAAAATGTTACATGTTTAGAAACCTTTAGCACATGCTGTGCAAACAcacaactaatattttatcattgaaTGCCTTCGATCATTTGGGATATGCATTAGATCCCATGCAGATGATAAAATAGAAATTTCTCAATTAATTGCAGGCAAAAGGATTAAATAACCAATCGATACCTATCAAAGTTCCATTATTTAGAttgtaatatgaaaatattaccTCGCACTTCTCCCTTGGAGCTGATGAAGATGGGTACTTAAAGTCTCATAGTTCAGTTCGGGTTCATTCCTGATAATAGATGAAATACAACAATCGTTATGAGAAAATCAGGAAGAATATTTACTTACAATGACCTCAAGACACCAAAAAAGATACACAATTTTGAAAGTACACGAGCTCGATTGTTTCTTCCATGATAACATCAACTTCTTTCATGAACTTAATGACCACGTCAGTAAAAACCCTAGGATTCCCTTGAGCTTCAGATCTTCTGACATTCTCAAAATTATGATCCAGAATACCCTGCAAGTGACAATAGCTAAGTCAGAATAAAAATCCATTAACATTATATGGAAAGAATGCTCTTAAATTTATCCTCAGTGTGTCATGTTTATATTGCATATGTATATATCCAAGTTCCTGATACAGAGAAATGAATGCCACACAAAAGTTGGTTTATGGTGATTTCTTAAcacaacaaacaaaaacaaccagACAAAGCAGAATCCAGAGAAAtcaaaccatgaaactaatgccaTAATAAGCAGCAAAAGTTGAATTACAGGCTTGATTGTCTCATAAAATGAACATGCATTAATGCAAAACCATATCTTCTGCAGCAAAGttcatcaaaacaaagaaaaaaaaaattaggtacTGTACTACTGTTTGATAAATATGTCTTTCTCACCCATATATCATAACAACCTTCCAACATCACAAACCAAAAACTCAAAATGAAAATCCATGAAAAAGACcgcaaaacaataaaaatcttagaagaaaaagataaacgTAGTATggtgatatataaataagaggTGGTAGGTCAGGGTGAAGGTGAAGTATTGAAATGATGACCACCTGCTCATAAAGGTAGCTCAAGACACGTTGTTCATGGCTAGTTCCGGCCATTGTGTTAACCTTTTTCCTTTGTTGAAATGGGAAAGAACAGAAGTGAGGATGAAAATAAGcacaaaagagaaagagaaactgAGGGCTTTAAAGCAAAATGGCAGTGAGAATAAGTAACCGATGGGCAGACAGGCTGAGAATAAAACAATAGGAATTTTCATTTCGCACCTTAGTTTGGCCTGAGAACATTCTCCACCcagtaaatgaaaaaattacattttatacCCAAAACCTAACTCGTTAGATGAAATTGGACTTGGACATAGATGCGGAGACTGTAATTACCTTTATTATTCACccttatttgttaattattttgagaCATGTATAATGATTGAAATACATTTATTCATGAgcgtatttttagattttactCTTAACATTAAATTGCAATTAAAATAAGTGAAAATGACTTGCgtgttttgaataatttatgtaaaatttcgATTTTGACTTGATTAATTTGAGAATAGATAATGGAAAAGTTAAAAATGAGGAAGATATGGTCTAAAATAGATAGAATTGTGATTGTTGTAATTCATATTTGAATTGCACTTAGATTTGTCAATGACAATGAAAATagttacaaatttataattcaagaTTGCACCTTGATAAGTGAGatttttgacatattttcaattgaaaacaAGGTTGTCATGGTTAAAGATTAGGTCACATGTCTTTTTTTACTGTTACGAGACCTTTGTTGTCATCTCCCAACTCACAAATCAACTTCATTATTTACTAACTCCACTCGTGGTATATTATGCCACTCTCTCCAACCCTATAACATTTGGTCATTCTTTCTTTTCACTCGTTTTAGCattctcctctctctctctcctcaaACCATTGATTTTATCCTTCTTTTCCATCGTTGTAACAACAACCATCTTCATTTGGAAATATTAACTACTCTTATACCTTTCCATGGTTAGTTTTCCACTTACAAATTTAGGTTTTGAGTTAAAAAgtgtgttttatatattcagtAGGTGTAGAAGGTCATTGGACCAAACCTAGGGGGGGGAGgataattcaataaaacaagAGGAAATATGAAAAACACACGAAACCTTTGTCATTATTATGCAGAGAAAGATTGAGCGTTAAAGTGTAAGCAAACGATGATTCTCAAATCTGGCAGTTAGGTCTCCATTTGGCAATAGAAGCCACACATAGTAACATTATTACCTTGACAGGTAGGACTGTAACTATCTCCATCAATATATTCCACTCGCATTGTCCCTGCACGCGCTTTCAGTTTTTAAGACAAAGAATTGTTCAATGTTTAGTGTTAAAAACTTACCAAAAAATGTTTactcttaaatttattatattgccaaattatgaaaaatgtgaCTCACCCTGCCCTCAGGATAACTCGAATGGCGAAAAAGGTGTTTCAAACACAAAATGATAAGGATtaacaatatttcaaaattaattttatgatttacaTAATACActcattattattaaattaatacgatatcttataatatatattaaaaataatacatattttaaaatatatgatatatattatcaatacaaattaatatatttttaaaaaaaataatgtaataaaaatataaataataaattttaaaattgtaaaaatatttatgatatttataagataataatatgataattaaaattttttattattttattttaaaaaattatattatataatataaaatatagcaATTCTACAACCACCCaaataagaaattgaaatttttaagagataatTTGGTTGAACTTCCATTTATCTATGGgaaattctaattattttaaccaatttcaaatattttttttttcttttaatacatCATAGTATTTTTCTCACATTGAATGTTGAGAAAGCAATATAAaaacttcaatttaaataaaacattccAACGCTTGCccttgattattaaaaaaaaaaaatcatatttccatAGAAACAAGTTTTCtgacaaacaatttttttttaaagtcaaaaaGCATAAGCTTACCtaacaaataataattgaaCTTGATAATATGGTTAAAAATACAAGAAAGAAAACTTGATTGAATATAACATCTCAATTCAACCAACAAAAACTAGTAAACAACTGTAAAACAAGTATTGTTAAGATTTCTTCCTCAATCCCTCTATGCTACTCTTttcaaaaaatgtttttgttttggcAGCCAACACCTCCAACCATGTATATACACATCGTAAACTCGACAGAAAACAATGCCTATAACTTGGGGACAGTCACGTTTAGGATCTTTACATCTTGATATGGCTTGTCTGTCTTGTCTGTCTTCACTTTCTCAATAGCCTGACAACAGTAAAAAGAATTTCCATTGTTGGTTATTCTATGatatatcaaaagaaaatatagcAGACAACAATATATCTCTCTTGGGTTTACTTTTGATAGGAAGATTACCAGAGAATTTTCTAGATATACATGGTCCAGTAGTGCCAATACGTGAAACATATATTATAGACGAGTCTATCTTTGTGAGAAGCTACTCAAGTGCAAGTACACAAATAATACCTGTACAACATCCATGCCTTTTATAACTCTACCAAAAACAGTGTGCTTATTGTCCAGCCAAGGAGTAGCCACAGTGGTGATAAAGAACTGAGAACCATTTGTGTTTGGCCCTGCATTTGCCATTGAAACTGTGAAAGGTCTGTCATGTCGCAAGCTGCAAATAATCAAGTGTTTCATCTAATTAGTCATTGtacataaagaaaaaaatgctaGATAACAATTTATagcaaataataacataattaagaCCGGAGAGATAAGACGTGGAAACCAGTAAGAAGTAGAGTATGTTAGTAGTTGAACTGCAAATTAGAAACAAGGAACTCGTAACCTTTGCTTGCTATGCagatcaaaaaagaaaaaacctctGAGAACAAGTTTCTTCAAGAAATTGGCACT includes:
- the LOC123224703 gene encoding histidine-containing phosphotransfer protein 5-like isoform X1 — its product is MAGTSHEQRVLSYLYEQGILDHNFENVRRSEAQGNPRVFTDVVIKFMKEVDVIMEETIELVNEPELNYETLSTHLHQLQGRSASIGGCRMAAACRNSRQAINARDKARCLETVEQVKQEYHTLRSAFKYIVGVARYILAQEVPNMPNENQGNGA
- the LOC123224703 gene encoding uncharacterized protein LOC123224703 isoform X2, coding for MLEGCYDIWGILDHNFENVRRSEAQGNPRVFTDVVIKFMKEVDVIMEETIELVNEPELNYETLSTHLHQLQGRSASIGGCRMAAACRNSRQAINARDKARCLETVEQVKQEYHTLRSAFKYIVGVARYILAQEVPNMPNENQGNGA